A stretch of Treponema vincentii F0403 DNA encodes these proteins:
- a CDS encoding ABC transporter permease — translation MKTVISTGRTKPKKDVWTIISLSILLLFALFMIYPLFMLLRNSAVDTSGKLTFGYFERFLSRPYYAGTIANSFKVSISAALLALVIGVPIAYFMNMYKIKGAKMLQIVIIMSSMSAPFIGAYSWILLLGRNGLISNLIRNLTGIKVPSIYGFKGIMLVLCLQLFPLVFLYVSGALRNIDNSLLEASENMGCSGAKRFFTLIIPLCMPTIIAAALMVFMRAFADFGTPLFIGEGYRTFPVEIYNSFMSETGGDTHFACAVAVIGILITTLIFLIQRYFNNKFRFTMNALHPIQMKEVHGIKSFLIHAFCYIVVFTAYAPQLYVIYTSFRKASGKLFVSGYSLQSYRDAFSKLQNAIPNTFLIGGTAIVLIILFSVLIAYLVIRRDNIVNRTIDTLSMIPYVIPGAVVGISLVIAFNRKPIVLVGTAAIMIIALVIRRCSYTIRSSVATLQQIPMSIEEAALSLGCSKMKAFFKVTMPMMSNGIISGALLSWIAIITELSSGVILYNYRTTTLTIQIYTYVSRGNYGIAAAMSAILTLMTVLTLIIFMRVSKDKKIAF, via the coding sequence ATGAAAACCGTCATCAGCACCGGAAGAACAAAACCGAAAAAGGATGTTTGGACTATTATCTCTTTAAGCATCCTGCTCTTATTTGCTCTTTTTATGATTTATCCGCTGTTTATGCTGCTGCGTAATTCGGCAGTGGATACCAGCGGAAAACTCACGTTCGGTTATTTTGAAAGATTTCTATCCCGTCCGTATTATGCGGGAACCATTGCCAATTCCTTTAAAGTCAGTATTTCCGCAGCCTTGTTGGCGCTAGTTATCGGCGTCCCTATCGCCTACTTTATGAATATGTATAAAATTAAAGGCGCTAAAATGCTGCAGATTGTTATCATTATGAGCAGTATGTCCGCACCGTTTATCGGGGCGTATTCATGGATTTTGTTGCTGGGCAGAAACGGTCTTATATCGAACCTGATAAGAAATCTGACCGGCATTAAAGTACCGAGCATATACGGGTTTAAGGGCATAATGCTTGTACTCTGCCTGCAGCTTTTTCCCCTTGTGTTTCTCTACGTTTCGGGGGCACTGAGGAATATCGATAATTCGCTTTTGGAAGCAAGCGAAAACATGGGCTGTTCCGGTGCTAAAAGATTTTTTACGTTAATAATCCCGTTATGTATGCCAACCATTATTGCCGCCGCACTGATGGTATTTATGCGCGCATTTGCCGATTTCGGAACACCGCTTTTTATCGGAGAAGGATACAGAACATTTCCCGTTGAAATATACAATTCATTTATGAGCGAAACCGGCGGCGATACGCACTTTGCCTGCGCTGTGGCCGTTATCGGTATTCTCATTACTACGCTGATATTTCTTATTCAACGGTACTTTAACAATAAATTCAGATTCACGATGAACGCACTCCATCCGATTCAAATGAAAGAAGTGCACGGAATAAAAAGCTTTTTGATTCACGCATTTTGTTATATCGTTGTATTTACGGCGTATGCCCCGCAGCTCTATGTTATCTATACGTCATTTAGGAAAGCGTCGGGAAAGCTGTTTGTCAGCGGATATTCTCTGCAAAGTTATCGGGATGCTTTCTCCAAGCTGCAGAATGCCATTCCAAATACCTTTTTAATCGGAGGAACAGCCATTGTGCTGATTATTCTCTTTTCGGTTTTAATCGCCTATTTGGTCATTAGACGGGACAATATCGTTAACAGGACAATAGATACATTATCGATGATTCCGTATGTTATTCCCGGTGCTGTTGTCGGTATATCGCTCGTCATTGCATTTAACCGGAAGCCGATAGTATTGGTGGGAACTGCCGCTATAATGATTATCGCTTTGGTAATACGGCGATGCTCGTACACCATACGCTCTTCCGTTGCGACATTGCAGCAAATTCCGATGTCGATTGAAGAAGCGGCATTATCGCTCGGATGCAGTAAAATGAAAGCATTCTTTAAGGTAACGATGCCGATGATGTCTAACGGTATTATTTCAGGTGCGCTTCTGAGTTGGATTGCCATCATTACGGAACTTTCCTCCGGTGTTATTTTGTACAACTATCGCACAACAACACTCACAATTCAGATTTATACGTACGTATCACGGGGAAATTACGGAATTGCCGCTGCAATGTCCGCTATTCTTACATTGATGACCGTATTAACGCTGATTATCTTTATGCGCGTATCAAAAGACAAAAAGATTGCGTTCTGA